Below is a window of Edaphobacter bradus DNA.
TGGCTGATGTTCTCGCGGATGGCCTGGGCGTGGAAGTCGGGGCCGGTGTCGACGAGGATGATGCGGCCGTTATAGGCGAGGCGCAGCGAGGGGCGCGTTCGCCGGTTGCGCGGGTCGCCCGTAGGTGAGGCGGCTGAGGCGCAGACGTCGCAGTTGCAGCCGAGCGTGGGCACCCCCATGGAGGTGCCGCTGCCGAGAAAGGTGAGCGTCGCCTCCATTGTTTAGCGGACGATGCTCGGGCGGCCTGGGGTGGGTGGCTGCGTGGGCTGGCCCTGGGCACGGGCCGAGGCGGAGCGGGCGAGGGCCTGTGTGATCTCAAGGAAGGCCATGCGCAGCTCGAAGAGGGCGCTGTCGAGCAGGCGGGTTTCGTCGGCGTTGAGGTTGCCTTTGGTCTTGTCCGCGAGGACGGCGAGCATGTCGATGCTCTGGCGCGCGCCGAGGATATCGACCTGGGGTTGCTCGCCTTCGGGGGTGGCGCCGCCGAGCTGCATGATGGCCGTCATGTAGACGGACTGGACGAGCCGCTCGAAGTTCATCGGAGGCATATGGTCAGCGCCGGGGTTTGCGGCGCGGACGGCGGTGTCGAGGCGGTCGGCTGTGGCCTCGTAGGCCTTGCGGGAGCGGTCGCTCTCCTCGGCGGTGGGGCCGGGAGGCAGGGTATCCTCCGCATCCAGTGGGGCTGGAGGCTCGGAGACAGCGGCGGACTGCTGGGGAGCCGCGGCGGCGGGGGTAGGCGGGGCCTCCGCGACGGGAGCGGGAGCGTGCTCGGCTGTCTCTTTTTCAGGAGATGGATCGGCGTCGGGACGAGGGGTGCCGTCGAGGGTGAACTTGCGGCGGTCAGTGATAACGAAGGGTTTGTTCTCGGACATGGCTTTATTTTCTCTCAGAAGGCGTGGGTGCTGGATGCGTTGCGTTGGCCTCAGCGGGCTGGAACGGCGCAGCAACCGGGATAGCAGT
It encodes the following:
- a CDS encoding DUF1844 domain-containing protein — its product is MSENKPFVITDRRKFTLDGTPRPDADPSPEKETAEHAPAPVAEAPPTPAAAAPQQSAAVSEPPAPLDAEDTLPPGPTAEESDRSRKAYEATADRLDTAVRAANPGADHMPPMNFERLVQSVYMTAIMQLGGATPEGEQPQVDILGARQSIDMLAVLADKTKGNLNADETRLLDSALFELRMAFLEITQALARSASARAQGQPTQPPTPGRPSIVR